The Thioalkalivibrio nitratireducens DSM 14787 DNA segment CCGTTCACGATGCCTTCGACTGGTTTGCACCGGACGAAACCAAGGCGATTGCCATCGCGCCAGCAGACATCCCTTTGCTGGGGTCGGTGTGGTATGGCCAGCAGGCCATTATTGGAATACCTCTACGCAAAGAACCGAAGCGCTGAAGCGCTGTAACATCCTCACAAGCAGGCTGTTTCGACCCACAGTGTAGGCAGGATGCGGGCTTGGCCACTCTGATACCTTCCATCAACTCCTGCCTCCCGCGAATGACGGGAGGCGAAAAGCGCTTCGCCCGTCGCCTCGAGGCCAAGCTGGAGGACGACTATCTCGTTTGGTACGACGTTCCCGTGGGTTCCCGAGGCTTTCACCCCGATTTCATCGTGCTCCATCCGCGCCGTGGGCTACTGGTACTCGAGGTGAAGGACTGGCGCCTCGACACGATCAAGGCTATCCATCGGTTCAGGGCGTCCATCCTTACCGCCCGCGGGTTGGTGAGCGAGGCCAACCCCCTGGAGCAGGCCCGAGGGTACGCCTGTGCGATTGCTTCCCTGCTCCAGAAAGACCCGGCCCTCGTCGCATCAGGGGGCCACCCGTACGCGGGCAAGCTGCTCTTCCCGTGGGGCTACGGGGCGGTGCTCGCCAACATCACGCGTAGGCAGTTCGAGTCGACCGATCTTGGCGAGGTGCTCGCGCCGCACCAGGTGATCTGCCAGGACGAGATTCTGGAGGACGTGGACACCGAAGCGTTCCAGCAGAAGCTCTGGGGAATGTTCTCCGTCCAGTTTGGCGAGGTGCTGACCCTGCCCCAGATCGACCGGATCCGATGGCACATCTTCCCGGAGATCCGAATCGGCGCTGCGCAGGCGGAACTGTTCGAAAACACGGAAGAGCCGCTGCCCGACCTGCTCCGCGTCATGGACCTACAGCAGGAACAACTCGCGCGCAGCCTTGGTGAGGGGCACCGCGTGATCCACGGTGTCGCCGGCTCCGGCAAGACAATGATCCTCGCCTACCGGTGCTTACACCTTGCGCGGGCGATGAACAGGCCCATCCTCGCGCTCTGCTTCAACGTGCCACTCGCCACCCGCCTCGAGGCTCTGCTGCGCGAGCAGGGGCTTGAGGACCAGGTGAGTGTGCGCAGCTTTCACGCCTGGTGCCGGTCGCAGCTCGTCCACTATCACGTCCCGCTGCCGAGCGATGGCAAGGACTACGCTGACCAGCTTGTGCAGCGTGTGATCAAGGCAGTCGACCGCCAGCAGATTCCGGCCGGCCAGTACGGAGCCGTCCTCATCGACGAGGGACACGACTTCGCCGCGCACTGGCTGAAGCTTCTCGCGCAGATGGTCGACCCCGCGACCAACGCCCTGCTGCTCCTGTACGACGACGCGCAGTCGATCTATGGCAAGAGCCGCCGCGGCAAGTTCAGCTTCAAGAGCGTCGGCATCCAGGCACAGGGCCGCACCACCATCCTGAAGTTGAACTACCGCAACACGACCGAGGTGCTCAGGCTCGCCCATGCCTTCGCCAAGGACGTGCTGACACCTGCCGATGCCGACGAGGACGGGGTACCGCTCGTACTTCCGGAAAGCAGCGCCCGGCACGGTCCGCCCCCGGAACTTGTCCGACTCCCGAGCTTCAGCGCCGAGGCCGACTACATTGCGGATCGCCTTTGCGCACTGCATGGCGAGGGCACCCCGTGGCGCGACATGGCGATTGTGTACCGAAACCACTTCATGGGCGAGAAACTCACCAGTCGCCTGGCAGCCGCCGGCGTCCCGGTCGACTGGCTCCATCGTTCGCATGACAGCCGCCGGTACCGCACCGGCGAGGACAGCGTGAAGGTCGTCACCTTCCACTCCAGCAAGGGCCTGGAATTTCCGGTCGTGGCTATCCCCGGGATGGGCTATCTGCCTCATGAGCACGACGACCCTGAAGACGAGGTCCGCCTCATGTACGTAGCAATGACACGAGCGATGGAACGGCTCGTGATCACATACCACCGGGAGTCGGCGTTTGTCGCGAGGTTGGCAAGGTGAGGTGAAACGGGCAGTGTGGAGCGCCAGCTGCGCTCGCGCGTATGGGCATGTCGGCCGGGCCGCCCGATCGGCGATGACCGGCTTGCCTCGCTACCCGATCTCCTGCGTCACTCGGCATTTGGGATAGCCAGAGCAACCCCAGAACTGCTGACCCGCACGGGCACCGCGGCGAACGTTGCGGATCACCATCGGGCTACCGCAGGCCGGACACGCGCGCTCGGCGGTGGGATCCGCGCGCTTCTTCAGGTTGCTCACATGGTTCCGGTGTGTCTCCATCGATGGCCGCATGCGGCCCGATTCCAGGTCGGAAACCAGTCCCCGAACCTGCTCCTCCGCGAACACGCGCTCGTGGAACGACTTGATGTGACGAATGTATCCGAGACCCTTCGTCACGTTCGGCGGCATCGGCGTCTTGAAACGGCTGTCGCCCATGAAGACCACCACGGAGTGGACCGTGTCGGACGGAACCCCGAGGATTTCTTCCACCGCCTTCACGTGCTTGTAGTTCTGCCGCAGGGGGTTCTGAAAGCGGAAGGTTTTCCGGAAGATCTTCTGCGTCCATTGCGGCTCCCGCTCCCCGCCGAAGATCCAGCCGCCCATGTTCTTCGTCTCGATCACGAAGATACCGAAGGGGGACACGATCACGTGGTCGACTTGAGTGGTGCCGTCACGCGTCCGCAGCGTGACATTGTGCAGCGGAACATAGGTGTCGGGATCCAGCAGCCTCCGGGCCGAAACGCGCACCACCCACTCTCCCAGATAACCTTTCACGGCTGGAAGAGCCAGTAACGCGAACAGAAGCCCCAGGACCGCAGGAATCGCAAACAGCCACCAAGCCTGAGCGAAGGCCTGGATAATCGGAGTGATGAAATCCATAGGCGGCATCTCGGCCATTGAAAGCAACTCGGTTAGACGCGATTCACCACTCCGCAGCCTTCAGCACGGTGCTGCGATCCAGAAGCGATTGTCCGGATTGTAAAGCGCCTCCCTCCGCAGGGCATCCCAATCCCAGCGTGACCAAACGTCGCTGGATACCCGGATGTGCATGGAACGTGCCTCCAACCGCGCCAGGGCAGCCTGGCGGTCGTGATGCAGATCCTCATCAACCGTGACCATGATTGCGATCCGTCCTGATCCAAACCAGGAGCCTTCGATGTCTACCACGACACCGTCACGTTCGACATCGGCGCGACAGTCACCCAATGGCCCACGCTCGCCTGAGGGTAAGGCAACCGCCTGGTCGGCAACAATCAGTTGTTTCGCCGCCCAGCGCAAAGCTTCCTCCGGAGCCCGAGGACAAGGCGTGCCACACTCGTGCTCGAAATGGTCCGGCTGCCCAGCGCCTCGTCTCGGCAGTACGATCTCTCCGCAGATTGGGCAACAATAGGCTGGCTCGTGAGCGCCGCTCAAAGGTTCATCGAAGACGCAGACTGACGAGTGAAGCGTGCCAGGTGGCTCGGGGACGGCGGCGGCGAAAGTCTGAAACAGCGGGGATCGAGGCATGGAACATCTCCGTCGGCATGAGTGGAATTCACGGTCATGGAGCGAAGATGGCAGGGAGCGAACAGGAAAAAACCGGGCAAAACCCGACAGAAAACCGACATGAACTCGCTGCCGCAGCGAAGATTCTGGGCGGCATCGCGGAAAACTGGGATGAGCGCAACCAGAAACCCGTCACCCTACTCCGGGCGCTTTGCCGCCTCACTGCGGAAGCTTCCGGAGCACGGACCCCCTTGTTCTCCTTCGAAGATCTCGCGAGAGCAGCGGCAGGGATCGATGGGAAGGCGTGGGCCTGGGGCATCGACCGCAACAGCAAACTCGACCTCGATTCCAAAAAGGAGCCGCGAGCGAGCCGCAAAGTCCGTACCGCCTTCGATAGCCTGCAAGCAATCTGGGCTCGCAAACAGGAGGGCGTCGCGCAGCACTTCCGCGATGATCTGGGTTGGGCCGAGGTTCCAGAGCTCGGCAAGAATTCTGGTGGTGGAAGGGGACACCCAACCGAGTACTTTCTGATCCTCCAGGCGCTTTCCAGTCAAACCGACCCGCCCAGCGATCGACGCTATCGGGTCCCTGAAGGAGGCCTGCGATACCACACGGACGACAGCGAGCAGCGGCGATGGCTGACCCGTGCGATGTCGGAGGGCTTTCTCCTGACCGGATGGCGAGCCGGATTCTTCGTTCTGTTGATCTTCGGCTCGCTGTTGTTTGCCTTACTGTTTGGCTCCGTGGCGCTGGCGGGAATTCTGGGATGGTTTCCGCTTCCCACCACCCTTGCGGCAATTTTTCTCGCTGCGGCCGTACTCGTAAGCGGCGCAATGCCTCTCAAGCGCCTCGCTGAAGATCGAATGATCCGCGCACCTTGGTGGCTCCAGGGGATTTTCGATCCCCATGACGACAAGCTCCTTCTGCTGCGCCGCAACCAAGCACGACAGGCGAACGAAGTGGTTCTCATGCGCTTCCTGGCGAAATGCCCGATCTGTGGCTCCAAGGTGCGTGTTCATCCGGGCGGGCGGGAATTCCACGGGCGAATCGTCGGCCGCTGCGGACAGGTTCCACTGGAACACGTGTTCGCGTTCGATCCGTTTACCCGTGTCGGTAAGGCGTTGCGGTGACGAGCACGGCGTGTGAGAAGCCGCGTCAACTCCACTAGACTGACAGTGCAACACGCCAACCGGATTGCCCGGCCGGCACTGCACCGGCCAAGACATTTCGCGAAGATTTGCCGGGCCCGCCACCGCCCATAGTGGCATTCGGCCCCGACTGGACGAGAAAAAGCGCATGCCCGAAACCTTGAACCGCATCCAGGAAACCCTGCTGGCGCTGTTGCCAGAGGACGGGAGCAGCATCGGGAATATGGCAGCGCGCCAACGGCTGTCCGAGACCCTTGGCGAAGATGTGTCCGGTGCCGATTACGAGGCGGCACGCCATGCGCTGCTGCGCGACGGGCGTATCGGCAAGGGCCGTGGTCGCGGTGGTTCAATCCATCGAATTCAGCATGCGACCCATGGCGACACTGAATTCAGCCTACGCACCCTGGAGGCCCCAGGGCCGGCGGCCCCGAAACCGCCTGGAGGCCAAAGCCCGCGAACCGAGCGCGCACCGTGCGGCGCGCGTGGCCTATCCAATCAGGTTCTCTCGTACCGCCACGACGACAAGCGCAAGAACAACCCACATGTCGGCATGGTGGACACCCACTCGGATGGCGTCGAGGAACGAAAGACCTGGCGCTACGATCCGCATCTGGCCCCGGAACTGCAATTCGACGTCGGCCGGGCGCAGATCGAACGGATCATCGACGACGCCCTGGCCTCCGGCGAGCCGGAGCAGATGCAGGCGGCGCTGGAAGAACTCAAGCGGCTGCAATCCCCCTTTCTGAACTGGGCCGGCAAGGCCGAGCGCACCGCCTTCACCGTCGATACCGTGTCGCTGCATGTGCACGAACGCATCGACCCGGCCACGATCCTGGCGGCATTGCAGAAGCGCCTCCGCGACAGCAAGGGCAAGGCTGCGCCCGCCTTCCAGCCCGACCTGTTCCATGCCCCGTTCGAGAACCTGCCGCTGCGTGACGCCATCGACTTCTACAAGCACGACCGCGACTGGGCAAACCGGCTGATCACGGGTGATTCGCTGCTGGTGATGAACTCGCTGCTGCAGAAGGAAGGCATGGCCGGCCAGGTCCAGATGATCTACATCGACCCGCCCTACGGCATCAAGTACGGCTCCAACTTTCAGCCCTTCGTCAACAAGCGCGACGTGAAGGACCGCAACGACGCAGACCTGACCCAGGAACCGGAAATGATCAAGGCGTTCCGGGACACCTGGGAGCTGGGGATTCATTCGTACCTGACCTATCTTCGCGATCGGCTGTTGCTGGCACGGGAACTGCTGCATGAGTCGGGGAGCGTGTTCGTGCAGATTTCGGATGAGAACCTGCATCATGTGCGGGAGATCATGGATGAAGTGTTCGGAGAAGATAATTGTAGTGGCGTGATCCCTTTCCTGACCACCACGTCGCAAAGCGCAGTTGGCATCGGATCTGTTGCTGATTACCTGATTTGGTATTCAAAGAACAGAGGTGTATTAAAGTACCGACAGCTATATTTGAATAAGGTTACAGCGGCAACGGGGGGATGGGCCTTGAATCATGCCAGATTCGACGGGTACGTCCTTAGACCACTTACAAGGCACGAACGGAAACACCGGGATCGCTTGCCAACGAACGTTTCTCTTTACAGGCTCGATAATCTAACCTCTCAAGGAGTGACTCCTACAGGCACAGTACGTTTCTCCTTCCATGGGCAACATTTTCACCCCGGCGACCGAAACCACTGGAAAACGACAATTTCAGGAATGAGATTTCTTGCAAAAGCTGGCCGACTTCAGCAATCCACCAACTCAGTCCAGTATGTTCGGTATTTCGACGATTTTCCGGTTCAGCCTATTACTAATGTGTGGTCAGATGTTACACAAGCAGGGTTCGTGGACGAGAAGTCTTATGTTGTGCAAACGATCACGAAAGTCATCGAGCGCTGCGTCCTGATGACCACCGACCCGGGCGACCTGGTGCTCGATCCCACCTGCGGATCCGGAACCACCGCCTTTGTCGCCGAGAAGTGGGGACGGCGCTGGATCACCTGCGACACCTCGAGGGTTTCGGTTACGCTGGCGAAACAGCGGCTGATGACCGCGAGCTACGACTACTACGAACTCAAGCATCCACACGAGGGCTTGCGAGGCGGTTTCATTTACAAGACGGTGCCTCATGTCACGCTGAAGTCGATCGCGAACAATCCGGAAATCGACGAAATCCATGCGCGCATGCACCCGGCGGTCGTGCAAGCGCTGGACGAGCTGAACGCAGCGCTGAAGGGCAAGGCGCCCCGGTTCAAGGTCACGGAGGGCGGGCGCAAGGGCACACAGGTGGATTTCTCCGCCCCCGCCAGCGCCACTGTAGAGTTACCCTCCGGTGAGCAGGTCGCCGCCAACGCCCTGTTGGAATGGGAGGTGCCCTTCGATTTCCCGCCGGACTGGCCGGAGGCCGCGCGCACGGTTTTCGATGGCTTCCACGCTGCACGGCGGGCGATGCAGCGGGCGATGGACGCTTCGATCGCGGCTCACGCCGGGCAGGAAGTGCTGTACGACCAAACCGATGTGAGCCGCCAGAAGCTGCGCATCTCGGGGCCGTTTACCGTCGAGGCGGTACCGTTTGCGACCGTGCTCGGTCTGGACGAGGCCGAGAGGCCACGCGAGGCCGACGTGGCCGTGGCGCGCTCGGGTGCGACGTCCCGGCAAAAAGTCTGGCGTGAAGAGTTGCTGAAGGCCGGGATTCGCGGCAAGGGCGGGCAGAAGCTGCGGCTGATGGACCTCGACACCCTACCCGGTACCCATTACATCCACGCCGTTGGCACCGTCGCGGACACCGGCGAGCGCGTCGCGGTGAGTTTCGGTCCGGAGCACGCAGCGCTGGAGCAGCGACAGGTCGAGATCGCGATGCGCGAAGCGGGCGAGCTGTTCCCACTGCCGAGGCTGCTGGTGTTCTGCGCTTTCACCTTCGACCCGGAAGCAGCGAAGGATATCGACAACATCAAGGGTATCCAGGCGCTGAAGGTACAGATGAATACCGACCTACTGACCGAAGACCTGAAGAAGGCGCGCGCCGGCAACGAGTCGTTCTGGCTGATGGGCCAGCCGGATGTCGAGGTCCGCACGCTCAAGGACGGCCAACTGCAGGTCGAGGTGCATGGCTTCGACTACTTCGATACCAAGACCGGCGAGCTGCGCTCCGGCGGCAAGAAGAACATTGCGCTGTGGGAACTGGATACCGACTACGACAACCGTTCGCTGTACCCGCGGCAGGTCTTCTTCCCGATGGCCGGTGGCAAGGAAGGCTGGTTCAAGCTGCGCAAGGACATTCGCGCCGAGTTGAACGAAGACCTGCTGGAGCGTTTTCATGGCACGAAGTCCCTGCCGTTCGTGCCGGGCGACAACCGCTGCATCGCGGTCAAGATCGTCGATGATCGTGGCATCGAATCGCTGAGGGTGATCCGGCTGGACGCAACGACAGGTGACGGACCATGAAGCCCAAGAGTCTCTCGCTGCGAGAGTTCGCACAGATCCGCGAAGCCGATGTCCATTTTGGCGATCTGACCGTTCTGGTGGGGCCCCAAGCCACGGGCAAGAGTGTCTTCCTGCAACTGCTCAAGCTGATTGTGGACTGGCCGTCAATTCACGATGAGTTCCGGCGGTTCAACATCGACTGGGGCGGAGACCTCGCCAGCTTCCTGGAACTCTATTTCGGCGAAGGAATGTCTGGAATCTGGTTGCCGAAT contains these protein-coding regions:
- a CDS encoding DEAD/DEAH box helicase translates to MTGGEKRFARRLEAKLEDDYLVWYDVPVGSRGFHPDFIVLHPRRGLLVLEVKDWRLDTIKAIHRFRASILTARGLVSEANPLEQARGYACAIASLLQKDPALVASGGHPYAGKLLFPWGYGAVLANITRRQFESTDLGEVLAPHQVICQDEILEDVDTEAFQQKLWGMFSVQFGEVLTLPQIDRIRWHIFPEIRIGAAQAELFENTEEPLPDLLRVMDLQQEQLARSLGEGHRVIHGVAGSGKTMILAYRCLHLARAMNRPILALCFNVPLATRLEALLREQGLEDQVSVRSFHAWCRSQLVHYHVPLPSDGKDYADQLVQRVIKAVDRQQIPAGQYGAVLIDEGHDFAAHWLKLLAQMVDPATNALLLLYDDAQSIYGKSRRGKFSFKSVGIQAQGRTTILKLNYRNTTEVLRLAHAFAKDVLTPADADEDGVPLVLPESSARHGPPPELVRLPSFSAEADYIADRLCALHGEGTPWRDMAIVYRNHFMGEKLTSRLAAAGVPVDWLHRSHDSRRYRTGEDSVKVVTFHSSKGLEFPVVAIPGMGYLPHEHDDPEDEVRLMYVAMTRAMERLVITYHRESAFVARLAR
- a CDS encoding NERD domain-containing protein, encoding MDFITPIIQAFAQAWWLFAIPAVLGLLFALLALPAVKGYLGEWVVRVSARRLLDPDTYVPLHNVTLRTRDGTTQVDHVIVSPFGIFVIETKNMGGWIFGGEREPQWTQKIFRKTFRFQNPLRQNYKHVKAVEEILGVPSDTVHSVVVFMGDSRFKTPMPPNVTKGLGYIRHIKSFHERVFAEEQVRGLVSDLESGRMRPSMETHRNHVSNLKKRADPTAERACPACGSPMVIRNVRRGARAGQQFWGCSGYPKCRVTQEIG
- a CDS encoding site-specific DNA-methyltransferase codes for the protein MPETLNRIQETLLALLPEDGSSIGNMAARQRLSETLGEDVSGADYEAARHALLRDGRIGKGRGRGGSIHRIQHATHGDTEFSLRTLEAPGPAAPKPPGGQSPRTERAPCGARGLSNQVLSYRHDDKRKNNPHVGMVDTHSDGVEERKTWRYDPHLAPELQFDVGRAQIERIIDDALASGEPEQMQAALEELKRLQSPFLNWAGKAERTAFTVDTVSLHVHERIDPATILAALQKRLRDSKGKAAPAFQPDLFHAPFENLPLRDAIDFYKHDRDWANRLITGDSLLVMNSLLQKEGMAGQVQMIYIDPPYGIKYGSNFQPFVNKRDVKDRNDADLTQEPEMIKAFRDTWELGIHSYLTYLRDRLLLARELLHESGSVFVQISDENLHHVREIMDEVFGEDNCSGVIPFLTTTSQSAVGIGSVADYLIWYSKNRGVLKYRQLYLNKVTAATGGWALNHARFDGYVLRPLTRHERKHRDRLPTNVSLYRLDNLTSQGVTPTGTVRFSFHGQHFHPGDRNHWKTTISGMRFLAKAGRLQQSTNSVQYVRYFDDFPVQPITNVWSDVTQAGFVDEKSYVVQTITKVIERCVLMTTDPGDLVLDPTCGSGTTAFVAEKWGRRWITCDTSRVSVTLAKQRLMTASYDYYELKHPHEGLRGGFIYKTVPHVTLKSIANNPEIDEIHARMHPAVVQALDELNAALKGKAPRFKVTEGGRKGTQVDFSAPASATVELPSGEQVAANALLEWEVPFDFPPDWPEAARTVFDGFHAARRAMQRAMDASIAAHAGQEVLYDQTDVSRQKLRISGPFTVEAVPFATVLGLDEAERPREADVAVARSGATSRQKVWREELLKAGIRGKGGQKLRLMDLDTLPGTHYIHAVGTVADTGERVAVSFGPEHAALEQRQVEIAMREAGELFPLPRLLVFCAFTFDPEAAKDIDNIKGIQALKVQMNTDLLTEDLKKARAGNESFWLMGQPDVEVRTLKDGQLQVEVHGFDYFDTKTGELRSGGKKNIALWELDTDYDNRSLYPRQVFFPMAGGKEGWFKLRKDIRAELNEDLLERFHGTKSLPFVPGDNRCIAVKIVDDRGIESLRVIRLDATTGDGP